GGGGCAGTACCGATTCGGATGCCGCCGGGCCGGCAGGTTCGGTGCCGCTATCGTCGCCCTGCGCGGGCGGTGCATTGAGTTCCTGACCTTGCCACCTCATTCCCTCATTAGAACATATGTTCGAAAGAGGGGGTAGATCTATCTGCTGCGGAACGGCCGGCGGGACCGGCCCGGATCGGTAGCCCGCGGGTGCCGCCGCCTGCGCGGCCGATACCCGCCGTCGTGCAGGCCGGCCAGGCGTTCAAACGGATTGGCCGACGCCGGGTCGCCGCTAACCACGCGTGAGAGGGCGGACGCAGCGGCATACAGGGGGAGGAAGAACGGCCCCAGCAGGGCGTACTGGGTACTGTGCCGCATCTCATGCCGCAGCAGCCGGCTGTCCGGTGCGTGCATGCGGCGGGCCGTGGACGAACGGTAAAACACCACGTTCCCCACCGTGAAGGCCGCAGCGCGGGGCAATGACAGCGGATACCCCTCGGCCAGGGTGATTTTCTGCGGTCCGGTCCTGGTCGCGCATCCGGTCAGGCGGGCCAGCAGCATGCCGGCGGGAGTGGAAAGGTTCAGCAGGTTGATCCAGTGACGTGCCGAGGCGGCACGCCCTGGCGGGAAGTCCGGGCGCGGCGAGGGGGAGGGACGAACGGACGGCATGGCAACCTCCCTGCGGGAGTATGACGGCCCGGTGAGGGGCGTCTACTAGACTTGCAATGATAAGCCAGAACCCAACTAGGGCCGGAAACAGGTAAGCACAGTACATGTCTAACTCCACACCGGGGACCGGTTCCCCAGATACCTCCCCAGAGGGCACCCAGCCCGAGCCGCCGAATCCGCTGGACGAAGGCGCTATTGCCGCCGCCGTCGAGCAGGCGCTCGCCGCCATTGCCGCCGCCGCGGACCTCACCGAGCTCAAGGATGTCCGGATTGCCGTCACCGGAGAGAAATCTCCGCTGAGTGGAGCCAACCGGACCATCGGCAAGCTCCCCAAGGACCAGAAGGCCGCCGCCGGGAAGCTCGTTGGCCCCGCCCGCGGCCGGATCAACTCCGCGCTCGCCGCCCGCACCGTCGAACTCGAAGCGGAGCGGGACGCCCGGATCCTCGTCGAAGAGGCCGTGGATGTCACCGCGGCTCCCCGCCGCCGGCGCATCGGCGGGCGGCATCCGATTTCCACCCTGCAGGACCGGGTGGCGGACGTCTTCGTCGGAATGGGCTGGGAAATCGCCGAAGGACCGGAAGTGGAATCCGAGTGGTTCAACTTCGACGCGCTGAACTTCAAGCCGGACCACCCGGCCCGCGAAATGCAGGACACCTTCTTCGTGGAGCCGCCCGAAGCGCATCTGGTCATGCGTACCCACACCTCCCCGGTCCAGGTCCGGTCCATGCTCGAGCGTGACCTGCCGATCTACGTGCTCTGCCCGGGCAAGGTGTTCCGCACCGACGAACTCGACGCCACCCACACCCCGGTCTTCCACCAGTTCGAGGGCCTCGCCATCGACAAGGGCCTCACGATGGCCGACCTCGTCGGCACCCTCGAGCACTTCACCCGTGTGCTCTTCGGCGATGAAGCGAAGGTCCGGCTGCGGCCGAACTACTTCCCCTTCACCGAACCCAGCGCTGAGCTGGACATCTGGCACCCCGGTGCCAAGGGCGGCGCCCGCTGGATCGAGTGGGGCGGCTGCGGCATGGTCAATCCCAACGTGCTCCGCGCCGCCGGGATCGACCCCGAGGTTTATACAGGTTTTGCCTTCGGCATGGGCATTGACCGTGCCCTCATGTTCCGCAACGAAGTTTCGGACATGCACGAAATGATTGAAGGCGACGTACGTTTCAGCGAACACTTCGGGATGGAGATCTAAGTGAGAATCCCACTTTCCTGGCTGCGCGAGTATGCCCAGGTACCGGCGGACGCAACCGCCGAAGACGTGATGGAAGACCTCGTGAAGGTCGGCCTGGAGGAGGAGGACGTCCACCGTCCCACCGACGAGCTGCAGGGCCCCATTGTGGTGGGCCAGGTGCTCAGCATGGAGCCGGAGCCGCAGAGCAACGGCAAAACCATCAACTGGTGCTCGGTCCGCGTTGTGCCCGAAGGGGCAGAGCAGACCCTGACCGGCAAGGGGATTGAGCCCTCCGGTGTGCAGGGCATTGTCTGCGGCGCGCACAACTTCAAGGTGGGGGACAAGGTTGTTGTCACCCTGCCCGGCGCCGTGCTGCCCGGGGACTTCCGGATCAGCCCGCGCAAGACCTACGGCCACGTCTCCGCCGGCATGATCGCCTCCGTGCGTGAACTCGGCATCGGCGAGGACCATGACGGGATCCTCGTGCTCTCCACCCTGGGGCTGGACCCCGAGGTCGGCACGGACGCAATGGAACTGCTGGGCCTGTACGACCAGGCAGCGGAAATCAACGTCACCCCGGACCGCGGCTATGTCTTCTCCATCCGCGGTGCCGCCCGCGAATACGCCCACGCAACCGGCACCAAATTCACCGACCCGGCGGCCGCCGTCGTTGTGCCCATCGCCGACGGCATGGGCTACCCGGTCCGGCTGCAGGATGAGGCCCCGATTTACGGCAAGCCCGGCTGCGACCGGTTCGTTGCCCGCACCGTCCGCGGCGTCGATACCTCCCGGCCCACCCCGCCGTGGATGTCCTCGCGCCTGCGCCTGGCCGGCATGCGGTCCATCTCGCTGGTGGTCGACATCTCCAACTACGTGATGCTCGAGCTCGGCCAGCCGCTGCACTTCTACGACCTGGATAAGCTCACCGGCGAGATCGTGGTCCGCCGCGCAGCCGACGGCGAAACGCTGAAGACCCTGGATGAAAAGGAACGCCGGCTCTCCCCGGAGGACCTGCTGATCACGGACGGCTCCGGTGCCATCGGCATTGCCGGAGTGATGGGCGGTGCCACCACCGAGGTTTCCGGCGGAACCCAGAACGTCCTGATCGAAGCCGCCCACTTTGAAGAAGTCAGCATTGCCCGCTCCCGGCGTCGGCACAAGCTGCCCTCGGAAGCGTCCAAGCGCTTCGAACGCGGCGTGGACTGGAACGTAGCCGACGTCGCCGCGCAGCGTGCGGTCGACCTGCTGGTGGAACTCGCCGGCGGCACCGCCGACGAGGCGATTACCGACGTCGGCACCGCTCCGGAGCCGCGGCGCATCGAACTGCCGGCACAGTTCCCGGCCCAGCTGATCGGCCTGGACTTCACCGAATCCCAGATCACCGGAACGCTGGAGGACCTGGGTGCCTCGGTCGAAAAGACCGACGCCGGCTACCTGGTGACGCCGCCGAGCTGGCGTCCGGACCTGGAGACACGGGAGGACCTCACCGAGGAAATCATCCGCCTGGTCGGGTACGACAAGATTCCGTCCACCCTGCCGGTCGCCCCTCCCGGGCGCGGGCTGACCCGCCTGCAGCAGCAGCGCCGCCGCCTTCTGCAGTCCCTCGCGGCTGCCGGGCTCACCGAGGTGCTGGCCTACCCGTTCGTCACCGAGGCGGACAACAACACCTTCGGTGCGCCGGAGCCGGGCACCCGAACGGCCCTGAAGCTCGCCAATCCGCTCAGCGCCGAATACGGCTACCTGCGGACCTCGGTGCTGCCCGGACTGTTCGAGGTGGCCAAGCGCAACATGTCCCGGGGTTTCCGCGATCTGGCCCTGTTCGAGTCCGGCACGGTCTTCCTGCCCGGCGAGCACCTGGGCACCGAGAGCATCCCGCCGCTGGGCGCGAAGCCGTCCGAGGACGTCCTGGATGAGCTGTACGCCGGAATTCCGGACCAGCCGCTGCACGTGGGCGTTCTGCTGGCGGGCCACGAGTCCGCTCCCGGGGCCGGCAACACGCCGCGGACCTGGGACTGGGCCGACGCCCTCGATTTCGCGCGGCTGATGGGCGACGTCCTGGGTGTGGAACTGGTGGTGGAACAGGGTACCCACCAGGCGTTCCACCCCGGCCGCACCGCGCGCATTGCACTGCGCAGCGGCGAGACCGTGGGCTACGCCGGTGAACTGCACCCCAAGCTCCTGGCCGAACGGGACATGCCGGCCCGCACGGTTGCCGCGGAGCTGAACGTGGATGCCCTCTTCGACGCCGCACCCGACGTCATCGTGGCCCGTCCGATCTCCAGCTTCCCGATTTCCACGCAGGACGTGGCACTGGTCGTTGCGGAGGATGTTCCCGCCGAGCAGGTCCGCGAGGCCCTGCGTGAGGGAGCCGGGGAGCTGCTTGAAGACGTGGCCCTGTTCGACGTGTACGCCGGCTCCGGTATTGAGCCCGGGCGCAAGTCGCTCGCCTTCGCGCTGCGCTTCCGTGCCCCGGACCGGACACTCACCGCCGACGAAGCCTCCGAGGCCCGTGCGGCCGCAGTTGCCCTGGCAGCTGAACGGTTCGGTGCCGTCCAGCGCTAGCCACTGGGAACCTCTTTGCCGGCCCCTTCGGATCCTGGATCCGGAGGGGCCGGCTTTGCTTTAACGCCTCCGGTGCACCGCCCGGCTGGCTAGGCTGTGGCGATGACTCCTTTATCCCGCAGCGGGGACTGGTACCTCTTCGACTACGGCATGGTGGTTTCGACGGCTCCGTCCCCGGAGGATTGGCGGTTGCTGGAACAGGCAACCGGCCTACCGGACCTGGCAGCGGGTACGAGCCGGTACTGGGAACAGCGCGAAGAGTTCGACGCCGGCCGGCTGACCCCGGCGCAGTACTGGGGAGGCGTGCTGGGCCGGGCGGTGCAGCAGGAGACGGTGGACACCCTGGAGGCGTTGGATGCGGCGCAGTGGTCCCATCTGAACCCCCGCACCATGGAGGTGCTTCAGACGCTGCACGGCGAGGGTGCGGCCCTGGCCCTGCTCTCCAACATGCCGGACGGCATGTCACGGAGGTATTCGGTCGAATCGCCCTGAGTGCAGTATTTCTCGAAGCTGTATTTCAGCGGGCAGATGGGTCTGGTCAAGCCGGATCCGCGGATCTTTGACCGCGTCGTTGCCGATCTGGGGGCGGCACCCGAGGGCATCGTCTTCATTGACGACAACCCGCAGAACATTTCGACCGCGCGGGATATGGGATTTCAAACGGTGCTCCACACCAGCGGAACAGACCTCCGCGCGGAACTTGCCGCGCTCCGCCGGTAAGCCGCAGCCCCGGGACGAATTCCGCGGCGCCGTATCCGTTAGGGAACCAGCAGCACCTTTCCCGTGGTCTTCCGGCCTTCCAGATCAGTGTGCGCCCGTGACGCCTCGGCCAGCGGATAGGTCTGCCCGATCCGCACGTCCAGTTTTCCGGCCAGCACCGCGTCAAACAGTTCACGTACCCGCCACTGGCGTTCCTCCGGCGTGAGCAGGTGGTGCGCGATGGTAGGCCGGGTGAGGAACAGGGATCCGGAGGAATTCAGCCGCTGGATATCGAACGGCGGCACCTGGCCGGAGGCGGCGCCGAAGAGCACCAGCATGCCCCGGATGCGCAGGCTGGCCAGCGAGCCGTCGAAGGTCGCCCGGCCCACGCCGTCGTACACCACATCCACGCCCCGGCCGTCCGTGAGGGCACGCACCTGCCCGGCGAAGCCGTCGTAGCGCAGCACATGGTCGGCACCGGCACCGCGCGCCAGGAGTTCCTTTTCCTCGGTGGAGACTGTGGTGATCACGGTCGCGCCCTTGGCCTTGAGAAGTTGGATCAGCAGTAGTCCGACGCCGCCCGCTCCGGCATGCACCAGCACCGTCTGCCCCTCCTGCACCGCAAAGGTGGAGTTGCACAGGTAATGCGCAGTGATGCCCTGGAGCAGCAGCGCCGCGGCGGTGTCATCCCGGATGCCGGCCGGCACCGGCAGCGCCACCTCGGCGTCCAGCAGCATGTACTCGGCATAGGCACCACCGCCCTCCGCGGTGGCCACCCGGTCGCCTTCCCGGAAGCCTGACTCGAGTCCGGCAGCCACGACAGTTCCGGCGGCCTCGGAGCCGGGTGTGAAGGGATATGACATGGGGTAAACCCCGGCGCGCTGATAGGTGTCGATGAAGTTCACGCCCACGGCAGCGACTCGAACCAGCACCTGCCGCGGTCCGGGCTCCGGCAGTGCGACGTCTTCATAACGCAGGATTTCCGGTCCGCCCGGTTGCGGGACGACAATTGCTTTGTGCATGGCATGGCCTCTTTTACTGGCTGGTACGTGCTGGGCTGTTCCCGCTGTTCGATGTGCTGCCCATCATACTGTTTGCATAAATATTGGTGACACTGCATAAATGTGCTGTAGGGTGAAGGCATGACGATTTCCGTAGCGGTCTCCGGTGCCAGCGGCTATGCCGGCGGCGAAGTGCTGCGCCTGCTGGCCGGCCATCCGGAGGTGGCCATCGGCGCCATCACCGCCCACAGCAACGCCGGCAGCCGGCTGGGGGAGCTGCAGCCGCACCTGCATTCCCTGGCCGACCGGGTGCTGGAGGAAACCACCGTCGAGACCCTGTCCGGACACGACGTCGTCTTCCTCGCCCTGCCGCACGGGGCCAGCGCGGCCATCGCGGCGCAGCTGGATCCGGACACCCTGGTGATCGACGCCGGTGCCGACCACCGGCTCGAGGATCCGCTGGCGTGGGAAAAGTTCTACGGTTCCCCGCATGCCGGCACCTGGCCCTACGGCCTGCCCGAACTGCCGGGCCACCGCAGCCGGCTCAAGGGCGCCCGCCGCATCGCGGTCCCCGGCTGCTACCCCACAAGCTCCCTGCTCGCCCTGGCTCCCGGCTTCGCCGCCGGGCTGCTGGAACCGGACGACGTCGTCATCGTTTCGGCCTCCGGCACCTCGGGTGCCGGCAAGGCCGCCAAGCCGCACCTGCTGGGCTCTGAGGTCCTGGGCGGCATGAGCCCATACGGAGTGGGCGGCAGCCACCGGCACACCCCCGAAATCGAACAGGGCCTGTCCGCGGCCGCCGGCGAGTCCGTCGCCGTGTCCTTCACGCCCACGCTCGCGCCGATGGCCCGCGGCATCCTGACCACGGCCACCGCCAAGGTCCGCCCCGGGATCGACGCCGGCGCCCTGCGCGCCGCGTGGGAACAGGCGTACGCCGGGGAACATTTTGTCCGTGTCCTGCCCGAAGGACAGTGGCCCGCCACCAAAATGGTGGTCGGCTCCAACTACGCCGTGATGCAGCTGGCCTACGACGCCCATGCTCGCCGGGTAATCGTCAGCTGCGTCATCGACAACCTCAACAAGGGAACCGCCGGCGGCGCCGTGCAGTCCATGAACATTGCCCTCGGCCTGGAAGAAACCGCGGGACTGACGCAGCAGGGGGTGGCACCGTAATGAGTGTCGAATCAACGATCGGCAGCACCACGGGTATCACCGCCCCGGCAGGCTTCCGCGCCGCCGGGGTGGCTGCGGGTCTGAAGGACTCCGGCGGCCGCGACGTCGCCCTGGTGGTCAACGACGGTCCGTCCAAGGCAGCAGCCGCCGTGTTCACCCGCAACCGGATCAC
This window of the Arthrobacter sp. zg-Y919 genome carries:
- a CDS encoding DUF4157 domain-containing protein, whose product is MPSVRPSPSPRPDFPPGRAASARHWINLLNLSTPAGMLLARLTGCATRTGPQKITLAEGYPLSLPRAAAFTVGNVVFYRSSTARRMHAPDSRLLRHEMRHSTQYALLGPFFLPLYAAASALSRVVSGDPASANPFERLAGLHDGGYRPRRRRHPRATDPGRSRRPFRSR
- the pheS gene encoding phenylalanine--tRNA ligase subunit alpha, with translation MSNSTPGTGSPDTSPEGTQPEPPNPLDEGAIAAAVEQALAAIAAAADLTELKDVRIAVTGEKSPLSGANRTIGKLPKDQKAAAGKLVGPARGRINSALAARTVELEAERDARILVEEAVDVTAAPRRRRIGGRHPISTLQDRVADVFVGMGWEIAEGPEVESEWFNFDALNFKPDHPAREMQDTFFVEPPEAHLVMRTHTSPVQVRSMLERDLPIYVLCPGKVFRTDELDATHTPVFHQFEGLAIDKGLTMADLVGTLEHFTRVLFGDEAKVRLRPNYFPFTEPSAELDIWHPGAKGGARWIEWGGCGMVNPNVLRAAGIDPEVYTGFAFGMGIDRALMFRNEVSDMHEMIEGDVRFSEHFGMEI
- the pheT gene encoding phenylalanine--tRNA ligase subunit beta, translating into MRIPLSWLREYAQVPADATAEDVMEDLVKVGLEEEDVHRPTDELQGPIVVGQVLSMEPEPQSNGKTINWCSVRVVPEGAEQTLTGKGIEPSGVQGIVCGAHNFKVGDKVVVTLPGAVLPGDFRISPRKTYGHVSAGMIASVRELGIGEDHDGILVLSTLGLDPEVGTDAMELLGLYDQAAEINVTPDRGYVFSIRGAAREYAHATGTKFTDPAAAVVVPIADGMGYPVRLQDEAPIYGKPGCDRFVARTVRGVDTSRPTPPWMSSRLRLAGMRSISLVVDISNYVMLELGQPLHFYDLDKLTGEIVVRRAADGETLKTLDEKERRLSPEDLLITDGSGAIGIAGVMGGATTEVSGGTQNVLIEAAHFEEVSIARSRRRHKLPSEASKRFERGVDWNVADVAAQRAVDLLVELAGGTADEAITDVGTAPEPRRIELPAQFPAQLIGLDFTESQITGTLEDLGASVEKTDAGYLVTPPSWRPDLETREDLTEEIIRLVGYDKIPSTLPVAPPGRGLTRLQQQRRRLLQSLAAAGLTEVLAYPFVTEADNNTFGAPEPGTRTALKLANPLSAEYGYLRTSVLPGLFEVAKRNMSRGFRDLALFESGTVFLPGEHLGTESIPPLGAKPSEDVLDELYAGIPDQPLHVGVLLAGHESAPGAGNTPRTWDWADALDFARLMGDVLGVELVVEQGTHQAFHPGRTARIALRSGETVGYAGELHPKLLAERDMPARTVAAELNVDALFDAAPDVIVARPISSFPISTQDVALVVAEDVPAEQVREALREGAGELLEDVALFDVYAGSGIEPGRKSLAFALRFRAPDRTLTADEASEARAAAVALAAERFGAVQR
- a CDS encoding HAD-IA family hydrolase; the encoded protein is MQYFSKLYFSGQMGLVKPDPRIFDRVVADLGAAPEGIVFIDDNPQNISTARDMGFQTVLHTSGTDLRAELAALRR
- a CDS encoding quinone oxidoreductase; protein product: MHKAIVVPQPGGPEILRYEDVALPEPGPRQVLVRVAAVGVNFIDTYQRAGVYPMSYPFTPGSEAAGTVVAAGLESGFREGDRVATAEGGGAYAEYMLLDAEVALPVPAGIRDDTAAALLLQGITAHYLCNSTFAVQEGQTVLVHAGAGGVGLLLIQLLKAKGATVITTVSTEEKELLARGAGADHVLRYDGFAGQVRALTDGRGVDVVYDGVGRATFDGSLASLRIRGMLVLFGAASGQVPPFDIQRLNSSGSLFLTRPTIAHHLLTPEERQWRVRELFDAVLAGKLDVRIGQTYPLAEASRAHTDLEGRKTTGKVLLVP
- the argC gene encoding N-acetyl-gamma-glutamyl-phosphate reductase, translated to MTISVAVSGASGYAGGEVLRLLAGHPEVAIGAITAHSNAGSRLGELQPHLHSLADRVLEETTVETLSGHDVVFLALPHGASAAIAAQLDPDTLVIDAGADHRLEDPLAWEKFYGSPHAGTWPYGLPELPGHRSRLKGARRIAVPGCYPTSSLLALAPGFAAGLLEPDDVVIVSASGTSGAGKAAKPHLLGSEVLGGMSPYGVGGSHRHTPEIEQGLSAAAGESVAVSFTPTLAPMARGILTTATAKVRPGIDAGALRAAWEQAYAGEHFVRVLPEGQWPATKMVVGSNYAVMQLAYDAHARRVIVSCVIDNLNKGTAGGAVQSMNIALGLEETAGLTQQGVAP